A window of Chryseobacterium aquaeductus genomic DNA:
AATTAATTGAGGTATTTTTTAATTTGATTATTCATTAGTTATCATAATTCAATTTTTAACACAGAGTTCACCAGGTTTTTCTTATTATAACCATCTTAAGTTTCACAAAGGCGTTTCACTCAACAATGAACACTAAGGTTTTCCCATTATGATAGATTCGCACAATCATTACTTTTTAATTTAAATTTTTATCATCAATTGTTTTGTGTTATCCGAAAATAATCATCGGGTTTCCATTGACGGGATGCGGACAAATCGTACAAGGGAAATTATATGCTTTTGCAATATTTTCTGATGTAAAAACCTCTTTCGGAGTTCCATACGCTGAAACTTTTCCTGATTTCATCAATAAAATTTTGTCTGCAAACTGTGCTGCCAAATTCAGGTCATGCAACACAACTATCGCAGAATTTTCTTCCTGCGTGAATTTCTTGATGATTTCTAAAGCTTTATATTGGTGCTTTACATCAAGGTTATTCAAAGGTTCGTCTAGAAAAATCAACTTCTTCTGTATCTCATTTTCAACCTGAACCATCACTCTGGAAAGATGTACACGTTGCTTTTCGCCTCCCGACAAAGTATTGTAATCCCTTTCTTTAAGGTGGTAAATTTCGGTTTCACACAAATGTTTATTCATCGCTTCAAAGTCTTTTTTTTGGGGTTGAGAATCAAAATACGGATACCGACCCATCATCACCACATCTTTTACCTGCAAAGGAATTTCGTTAGAATTGTGCTGAGAAAACTTAGCTTTATGCTGAGATAATTCCCGCACTTCCCAATCGGAGATAGGTTTATTTTTAAATAAAATTTGCTGTTTTCCATGCTGTATTTCATTTGCCAAAACACTCAATAAACTTGATTTTCCTGCTCCGTTGGGTCCTACAATTACTAGCAACTCGCCATAATCTAATGAGACATCAACTTCATTCAGAATAATGAATTCTCTATGTTTATAATTGATCTGATTTGCCTTTACCATTAGAGTGATTTTTTAAATTTAATTAAAATAGCTATGAAAATCGGTCCGCCAATCAATGAAGTCAAAATACCAATCGGCAATTCTGAAGGTGCAACAATACTTCTGCTGATCGTATCTGCAATTAAAAGTAAAATACTTCCTAAAATTGCTGAAAGTGGTAAAATGAAAGTATAATTTGATTTAAATAAAAGCCTCAAAATATATGGTACAATAAGACCTACAAAACCAATTGTTCCTGAAAATGCCACGCAGGTTCCCACCATTAAAGAGGTGATAATAATGATTTGTTTTTTTAATCTTTCTACATTGATTCCTAAATGCTGTGCATCTCTTTCGCCCAACATCATGGCATTCAAGGCTTTTCCTTTCGGAAGTAGAATAAAATATGAAATGATCATCACTATTACTAAAACAATGTTCTTCGTCCAGGTTGCTGCGGCTAGACTTCCCATATTCCAAAATGTCAGATCTCTCAGCTGTTCGTCTTTTGAAATGTAAATCAAAAACCCGGTAATCGAAAACCCGATAGATGTAATGGCAACACCACTTAGCAACATCATGACAACATTGGTTTTACCACTGCTCGTAGAAATTCTGTACACCAACATCATGGCCAACAACGCTCCTAAAAATGCTGAAATACCTGTGAGTGAAAATTGTACCACCTCTGGAAGATATTGTTTGAAATGTCCGCCAAGAACAATGGCAATTGCCGCAAGTAACGTTGCTCCTGATGTTAAACCTATAGATTCTCCCGTTGCCAAAGGATTTTTAAACAATCCCTGCAAACTTGTTCCCGAAACTGCGAGCATACTTCCTATTAAAATCGCCATGATAATTCTGGCTGCACGAACATCCCAGATTACATATTTGTCACTTAAAGCTAAATTGTTATCACCTGAAATATACTGAGCTAAAACCTTGAATGGCGAAACTCCGTTAAAGTCATAAAATCCAATATAAAGTGCCCCAATTGCTAAAAAAATCAACAAAAGGGCACTCATTATAAAATAGAAATATAATTTACTTTGTGCTTTCAATTAATAGTTTATTTAGTGCAACTGCAGCCTCACCTAATCTTGGTCCGAAACCTGAAACCAAACCTCCGTCCATCGCAATAATCTTCTTATTCTTTCCGGCGTTGGTTTGAGAAACTCCCGGCATTTTCAAAGCGCCTTCATTTCCGCCGGCACCCTGAAGACCTGTCGAGAAGAAAAATAATACATCAGGATTTGCTTTTACCACTGCTTCCGGAGTTAAAGGTTTGAAATCTTCAAAATCGTTTACTGCATTTTCACCTCCTGCAAGATTGATTAAAGCTGCCATTGGTGTATTTTTCCCGGAAACCATCATCATATTTCCTCTAGCGTAGATGAATAATACTTTTGGTTTTTTTGCAAGAGGTTGAATTTGCTTTAAATCTGCATCAATTTTATCATTCAGCTTTTGATAATCTGTATTTCCTACAGCTTTTGCAACATCTGCAATCAATTTCTTGGTTCCTTCCACAGAAAATTCCTGCTTGAACAATTCAGATTTAATACCTGAAGCTTTGATTTTTCCCATCAAATCCGGGCTGATATCCTTTTCCGAAGCCAAAATCAATGTTGGTGAAACTGCCATAATCGGCTCGATTGTCATTGATCTTACATGACCCAAATCTTTAGCAGTAGCCTTAAGACTTTCAGGATAAGTGCTTGTGACATCTGTTGCCACAATTTCTTTGTTGTGACCTAATGCACTTACAATTTCTGTAATTCCACCACTTAGAGAGACGATTTTGTTGTTGGTTTTTGGAGTTTCAGAAGAAACTTCCGTCTTATTTTCTGTAGGTTTTGCTGCTTCTTTTTTGCAAGAATACATTGCCATAAGAACAGATGCTGCAAGAATGAACTTTTTCATGTTTTATTGATTATTTTGATTAAATTTTTATAAAGGTTTAAATTCAAATTGAGGTTTACCGCGCTCTCCATCTGGACTTGTAAGTCGCATGAATTTCAGTTTAAAATAATATCCGTTTGCATCTTTGATAATGTAGAAAACGTTGTTGTTGACAGAAGATCCTCCCGGTCCTGCCATACGCCAATTTCCGCCAATCGTTCTTTGATCGTTGTAAACAAATTTTGACTCATCGATATCTGACGTTTTAAATTGATTATATGCCTCAACACCAGTTGTGGGTGAAGTAACTTTCACCTCATACACACCTGTTCCGCCCATAATATTGTGCGTTACAAAATCTGCATAAACGTAACTTCCTGCTCCGTCAATCAGATTTGTAAATACGGTGAATGAAATATCCCATTTTTTCTTTTCCGGCTGAATGCTGATTTCCTTGTTGTTTTTAAGGCTGAAAAATTTGAAATTGTGTGTGTCATTTTTAAAAATTACCGCTTCCTTGATGACAGTAGAATTGATTTCTGCATATTTAATTTTGTAACCTTCACCGAATCTGGTTACCTGAATTTTCATCCAGCCTCTGCTGTCGCCGCCTGTAAGTGCAGAGCCTGTAGGAACTGTACCATTGTAAATCTCTTTTCCCATATTGACAATGTAAATTGCATTATCGGCATCAACAGACTTGATTTCCTCAATCGCTGTATTTGCTGCAGGGAAATTTCCTGTAACTGCATCTACATACATTATATTTGACGGATTGTAATTTGCCACCTGCACCTGAGTCATCAATGCTGATGTATTGATTTCATTTACCTGAGCCAAGTTTGTAACATTGGGAACTTTTCCTGCACCCATAGCGATCGATGAATTCAGAACGACTTTAAACTCGTTTCCATTGTAAAATGCAAGATCCCAATCTGTTCTTTTATTAAAAGTCTGTTTGGGATTTCCATCAGCGTCAACTTCACTCAGATCAATCCAAACCTGATTGGGTTGTGCACCGCCTCCCACAGAAGGTTCAACGGTTTTGCCTTCAATTGGCGGAACTGCAATAGGATCTTCCCGATCGTTGATGCAAGATTGCGACATAAAAGAAGTCCCGACCAGAATACAGAATAGTAATTTTTTCATTTAATTTTATTTAAAAATTATAGTTTAGTCTTACAAAATAACTTCTGCCATAGAAAAGATTCTGATTATCATTGGCAGCAGAATGACCATCACCGGAAAGCACCGTATTTCTAATCGTTGATACATCAAATATATTTTTCACACCCGTGCTCACTTCAAAATGATTATTAAAAAAAGGCTGACTCAGAGTAAAATTCAGCATACTGAAGCCATCGATTTCTCCTAAAACATATTCACCGGGATCTACTGCAGGATTTATTGAGGCTTTGTGAGTATACTGTCTCCGTTTACCTGTGTATTTGTAGTATAGTGCAAAAAGAGTTTTGGTTTTGTCTAAAGTATAGTTGGCTCCCAGATTGGCTTCTGGATAATAATTATAATTATTTGGAGAAACTACAGTTCCTGTACTTAAACTTTGTGAAATTCCCATAACGGAAATTCCGGTATTCAGTGAAAAATTATTTTTTCGGAGATTGACACCACTACCGAAAACCATTGATTTGTAGTTATCTACATTGAGGTAGGTAAATCTCAAAGGCTGATTGTTGACGATTACATTTTCTATTCGATCTTTTACGTCGAGATACATTCCGGAAAAACTTAAACTTAATTTCCAAGCTCCTGAAGTTGTTGTGTTGTAGTCCCAAAATAAACCTGCTGAATATCCTGTTTCCGGATTTAAATCTTCGTTTCCACGGATGTCATGATTATTATCGACAACAAAAGTGTACAACTCATCATATGTTGGAAATCGATTAGCAGAACCAAAAACGGCTCGTAAATCCGATTTTGCTGTTGTGTTGTATTTAGCTGTGACCGAATAACTGTATTGAGAATCAAATCTGTCGCTTAAAGCCAATCGTACACCGGGACGAATTGAAAACAACTCATTTATTCTCCACTCTGCAGACAAAAAATTGGCATAATTGAAGATGGTTCTTTCGATATTGATTCCGTTATTATTAGATTCAAAAGTTGATGCTGCGGCATATCCACTTGTATGATCCAATTCGTAACCCAACTGGAAATTGAGTTTTTCACTCTCCAAAAAATTGCTGAACATCCCTCTGGAGTAAAATATTGTAGAATCGTAAAATGTAGATTTGTCTTCTTTTGAAAGCGTCTGTCTGTTGGGAACATCATATTTGTACCGTTGTGACATTCTTTCTTGAGTCTGATAAGAAAAATCGCTATTGTAATTGATCCTCGAGCCTATTTTAGTCTGAATATTAAACTGATGAATCCATCTTTTCGTAAAATAATCTACATCGTTTGCTGTATATGTTCGGTTGCCGTTTCCAAGAGGTAAATCTGTTAATGTATTGTCATAAAAATTAATGGTTTCGGTAAGAAAATTTACTTTGTAGAAAAATGAAGTATTTCCTTTTGCATAGCGTAAAGCAGCGTTTGTAGTCAACTGATCTTTTGGAAGCCACTCGTTTCCTCTGAGCTTCTCATCGCCTTTATTCAGATATTTATAACCTTGCAGATTACCTTTATACCCTTGAAAATCATTATGATTAATATCTGCGGTCACCGACCAGTGATCAGAGATTCTATATTCTAAATTGAGCGTCTGAACATGTCTTCCCTCTCCTTTTTTATACAAGTCATAATCTTTACCTACGGTCTCTTCCTGTAAACTGAGTTGTGCATTGAATTTCTTGGTCAAACTTTTTTTTGTGATGATATTGATAACTCCAGCCACAGCATTGTTACCATATTCTACACCCATAGAACCTTTCACAATCTCTATTCTCTCAATATTATTGACATTTATCTTGGTAAGATCTACTAAATTTCCCATGCCCTGATCACTTACAACAGGAATGTTATCAATCAATACCTTTGTGTACTGTCCGTTTAGTCCGAGAATATTTGCATTTGAATCTCCGGTACCGGAATTGGGCTCAACCAATATGTTTAAATTTTGATTCAGAACTTCAGCTGCGTTGGTAACAGCCATATTTTTAATCTGTGCAGCATCAATAACTTCAACTTTATAAATAGATTTGTTGATTGACTGCTGAGTGTACTGTCCGGTAACTACAACTTCTTCTATACTTTTCTGATTGAGAGAATCTTTTTCCTGCCCATCCATCCAAAAAATGGACGATAATAATGCAACAGAGAACACTTTCTTCTTCATAAACTCAAAAATTTTTGACAAATATATACTTTATTTAGAATAGTTAAAAATAATTTAATTAGTTTTGTAGAATAATTCTAAATAAAAATAACGTTATGAATACAAAACTACTTTTCGGAGCTTTAGTTTTTTCAGCATTATCAGTGAATGCACAGGTATCTACATTAAATGAAACATTCAACACCTTTACTCCGGGACCGGGAGCGTTTCCCAGTAATGGTTGGACTACAGTTTTGCCAACAGCAACAGGAAACCCAGGACCCTTGATGATGGTCATTGTGGATGGAGCCAACAGGTTTTTGCAATCTTACTCCGGAGGAAATATGAACTCACCATCGTATCTAATAAGTCCTCAAATCGTAGCACCTACAGGTGATAAAACGCTTACATTTAAAGCAAGAAAAAACACAACTTCAGCTCCGGGAATGATTCAGGCAGGTTTGGTTTCTAATCCTGCAGATATGTCGACATTTGTGGCATTAGGTGCGCCAACAATGCTGACAGGAGACACTTTTCAGACCGAAAGTGTTGTGGTACCAAGCTCTTCTTCTACTTATCTGGCAATAAAACTTACAGGTCATGTTGCTCCGCATACTGCGTTAGAATTTGATGATTTTCAGTATTTACCAACAGGAACATTAGGCACATCAGAACCTTTGAAATCCGCTCAGGAAATCAAATTTGCTCTTAACAATGAAAACACGGCTTTACAATTTGTAAGTAAATCGGAAATAAAGAAAATACAGATCTACTCTGCATCTGGAACAAAAATCACTGAGGAAAAACCGAAAAATCATCAGTCTGATATCAGCACACTTCAGTCAGGAGTTTACTATATCATTATTGAAGGAAATGAAGGAACGGTGGTAAAATCGAAATTCATTAAAAAATAAATACTTTCTATTTTTTCTAAGAAAGGCAGTTTCATTATTTTGAAACTGCCTTTTGCATTTATTAGCATCTAGCATCTAGCATCTAGCATCTAGCAAAACTAATATATCTTAAAACCTTTATAAACCTGAATGGTTTCGGTTAAAATTTTTGCTGCGTTTTGTCTGAATTCAAAAAGATGATCTGTACCGTTGTGGCGATTGTGATGTTCTACACTTTCCCATAATTCTATCAGGAAAAAAGTTCCTTTTTGTTCGTTATCCTCAATCAGTTCGTAGGTAACACAACCTTCTTCTTTTCTGGTTTCTCTCACCAATTTTTGAAAAAGATCAACTGCTTCCATCAGATAACTTTCGTTAAATTTGAAAAGTGCCACAATATGTAAATTCATGCTTAAAATATTTTAGGTTGTAAATGTAAAATATTTTTGAAGCTGAACTGTCGCTGAAATCTTAAATTTTTTATAAAATTTATTTAAGCTAAAAAATAGATTTGTAGATCGTAATCGAGCTCATTACAATTACCAAAGTGCCTATGACGATAAACATTTTTTTCACCGGTAATTTTGAGGTGAGCATGACTGAAAAAGGTGCGGTGATAATTCCACCAATCAGAAGACCGAGAATTATATTCCAATGCTGAATTCCCAGAGTAAAGAAAAAAATAACTGCTGCAGTGACCGTTAAAATAAATTTTGCGACGGTAGAACTTCCTACGGCAAATCTTGCTGTAAAAGAGTTTTTGATCAAGGTTCCGGTAACCAAAGGTCCCCAACCGCCACCATAAGTAGA
This region includes:
- a CDS encoding T9SS type A sorting domain-containing protein — encoded protein: MNTKLLFGALVFSALSVNAQVSTLNETFNTFTPGPGAFPSNGWTTVLPTATGNPGPLMMVIVDGANRFLQSYSGGNMNSPSYLISPQIVAPTGDKTLTFKARKNTTSAPGMIQAGLVSNPADMSTFVALGAPTMLTGDTFQTESVVVPSSSSTYLAIKLTGHVAPHTALEFDDFQYLPTGTLGTSEPLKSAQEIKFALNNENTALQFVSKSEIKKIQIYSASGTKITEEKPKNHQSDISTLQSGVYYIIIEGNEGTVVKSKFIKK
- a CDS encoding putative quinol monooxygenase; translated protein: MNLHIVALFKFNESYLMEAVDLFQKLVRETRKEEGCVTYELIEDNEQKGTFFLIELWESVEHHNRHNGTDHLFEFRQNAAKILTETIQVYKGFKIY
- a CDS encoding FecCD family ABC transporter permease, translating into MKAQSKLYFYFIMSALLLIFLAIGALYIGFYDFNGVSPFKVLAQYISGDNNLALSDKYVIWDVRAARIIMAILIGSMLAVSGTSLQGLFKNPLATGESIGLTSGATLLAAIAIVLGGHFKQYLPEVVQFSLTGISAFLGALLAMMLVYRISTSSGKTNVVMMLLSGVAITSIGFSITGFLIYISKDEQLRDLTFWNMGSLAAATWTKNIVLVIVMIISYFILLPKGKALNAMMLGERDAQHLGINVERLKKQIIIITSLMVGTCVAFSGTIGFVGLIVPYILRLLFKSNYTFILPLSAILGSILLLIADTISRSIVAPSELPIGILTSLIGGPIFIAILIKFKKSL
- a CDS encoding TonB-dependent receptor plug domain-containing protein; the protein is MKKKVFSVALLSSIFWMDGQEKDSLNQKSIEEVVVTGQYTQQSINKSIYKVEVIDAAQIKNMAVTNAAEVLNQNLNILVEPNSGTGDSNANILGLNGQYTKVLIDNIPVVSDQGMGNLVDLTKINVNNIERIEIVKGSMGVEYGNNAVAGVINIITKKSLTKKFNAQLSLQEETVGKDYDLYKKGEGRHVQTLNLEYRISDHWSVTADINHNDFQGYKGNLQGYKYLNKGDEKLRGNEWLPKDQLTTNAALRYAKGNTSFFYKVNFLTETINFYDNTLTDLPLGNGNRTYTANDVDYFTKRWIHQFNIQTKIGSRINYNSDFSYQTQERMSQRYKYDVPNRQTLSKEDKSTFYDSTIFYSRGMFSNFLESEKLNFQLGYELDHTSGYAAASTFESNNNGINIERTIFNYANFLSAEWRINELFSIRPGVRLALSDRFDSQYSYSVTAKYNTTAKSDLRAVFGSANRFPTYDELYTFVVDNNHDIRGNEDLNPETGYSAGLFWDYNTTTSGAWKLSLSFSGMYLDVKDRIENVIVNNQPLRFTYLNVDNYKSMVFGSGVNLRKNNFSLNTGISVMGISQSLSTGTVVSPNNYNYYPEANLGANYTLDKTKTLFALYYKYTGKRRQYTHKASINPAVDPGEYVLGEIDGFSMLNFTLSQPFFNNHFEVSTGVKNIFDVSTIRNTVLSGDGHSAANDNQNLFYGRSYFVRLNYNF
- a CDS encoding HmuY family protein; translated protein: MKKLLFCILVGTSFMSQSCINDREDPIAVPPIEGKTVEPSVGGGAQPNQVWIDLSEVDADGNPKQTFNKRTDWDLAFYNGNEFKVVLNSSIAMGAGKVPNVTNLAQVNEINTSALMTQVQVANYNPSNIMYVDAVTGNFPAANTAIEEIKSVDADNAIYIVNMGKEIYNGTVPTGSALTGGDSRGWMKIQVTRFGEGYKIKYAEINSTVIKEAVIFKNDTHNFKFFSLKNNKEISIQPEKKKWDISFTVFTNLIDGAGSYVYADFVTHNIMGGTGVYEVKVTSPTTGVEAYNQFKTSDIDESKFVYNDQRTIGGNWRMAGPGGSSVNNNVFYIIKDANGYYFKLKFMRLTSPDGERGKPQFEFKPL
- a CDS encoding heme ABC transporter ATP-binding protein, giving the protein MVKANQINYKHREFIILNEVDVSLDYGELLVIVGPNGAGKSSLLSVLANEIQHGKQQILFKNKPISDWEVRELSQHKAKFSQHNSNEIPLQVKDVVMMGRYPYFDSQPQKKDFEAMNKHLCETEIYHLKERDYNTLSGGEKQRVHLSRVMVQVENEIQKKLIFLDEPLNNLDVKHQYKALEIIKKFTQEENSAIVVLHDLNLAAQFADKILLMKSGKVSAYGTPKEVFTSENIAKAYNFPCTICPHPVNGNPMIIFG
- a CDS encoding TSUP family transporter, with translation MIYKSTYGGGWGPLVTGTLIKNSFTARFAVGSSTVAKFILTVTAAVIFFFTLGIQHWNIILGLLIGGIITAPFSVMLTSKLPVKKMFIVIGTLVIVMSSITIYKSIF
- a CDS encoding heme/hemin ABC transporter substrate-binding protein, with translation MKKFILAASVLMAMYSCKKEAAKPTENKTEVSSETPKTNNKIVSLSGGITEIVSALGHNKEIVATDVTSTYPESLKATAKDLGHVRSMTIEPIMAVSPTLILASEKDISPDLMGKIKASGIKSELFKQEFSVEGTKKLIADVAKAVGNTDYQKLNDKIDADLKQIQPLAKKPKVLFIYARGNMMMVSGKNTPMAALINLAGGENAVNDFEDFKPLTPEAVVKANPDVLFFFSTGLQGAGGNEGALKMPGVSQTNAGKNKKIIAMDGGLVSGFGPRLGEAAVALNKLLIESTK